The Geotrypetes seraphini chromosome 8, aGeoSer1.1, whole genome shotgun sequence genome includes a region encoding these proteins:
- the DMWD gene encoding dystrophia myotonica WD repeat-containing protein isoform X3, whose protein sequence is MHSLRLIDKTKVTYLRWIPESESLFLASHASGHLYLYNIDHPCGSTSPQYTLLKQGEGFTVHACKSKCVRNPLVKWAVGEGALNEFSFSPDGRHLACVGQDGCLRVFHFDSMELQGMMKSYFGGLLCVCWSPDGRYIVTGGEDDLVTVWCFAEGRVVARGHGHKSWVNAVAFDPYTSNVEEEDPVELSGSDEDVNEMAYLGRLRTSSTLSRLSKHSTKSSQSVTYRFGSAGQDTQFCLWDLTEDILYPHQPLSRARTLTNTFSASIPPSMSSGSNLVTETATGQVIPRSLSRSNSLPHPAVTGANKSYVTDSVPPFSIGKFATLTLQERKDKNADKEHKRYHSLGNISKSNDKINMVPKSKLDTAKILGTVLCPRINEVPLLEPLVCKKIAHERLTVLLFLEDCIITACQEGFICTWARPGKASASAPNDSSPSGTVV, encoded by the exons ATGCATTCATTG AGGTTGATCGACAAGACAAAGGTAACATATCTGAGGTGGATCCCAGAATCAGAAAGTCTATTCCTAGCTTCTCACGCCAGTGGCCACCTCTACCTGTACAACATAGACCATCCCTGTGGCTCTACTTCCCCACAATACACACTTCTTAAACAGGGCGAAGGCTTCACTGTGCATGCATGCAAGAGCAAGTGTGTTCGTAACCCACTGGTGAAGTGGGCAGTAGGCGAAGGGGCCCTGAACGAGTTCTCCTTCTCTCCTGATGGCCGGCACCTGGCCTGTGTGGGCCAGGATGGCTGCCTGCGTGTCTTCCACTTTGACTCCATGGAGCTGCAAGGGATGATGAAAAGCTATTTTGGGGGCCTGCTTTGTGTGTGCTGGAGCCCTGATGGTCGCTACATCGTTACAGGTGGTGAGGATGACCTGGTGACTGTCTGGTGCTTTGCAGAAGGCCGTGTAGTCGCCCGGGGCCATGGGCACAAGTCCTGGGTTAATGCAGTGGCTTTTGACCCCTACACCAGCAATGTGGAGGAAGAAGATCCTGTTGAGCTGAGTGGCAGTGATGAGGATGTGAATGAGATGGCATACCTTGGCCGATTACGGACTAGCAGCACCCTCTCACGGCTCTCCAAGCACAGCACCAAAAGCAGTCAATCTGTGACCTACCGATTTGGCTCAGCAGGTCAGgacacccagttctgcctctggGACCTCACAGAGGACATTCTGTATCCCCACCAGCCCCTTTCCCGTGCACGGACACTTACAAATACTTTTAGTGCTAGCATACCACCCTCCATGAGTAGTGGCAGCAACTTGGTCACTGAAACAGCCACGGGACAAGTCATCCCTCGCTCTTTGTCCCGTTCAAACAGCTTGCCTCATCCAGCAGTCACTGGTGCCAATAAAAGCTATGTAACTGATAGTGTGCCTCCCTTCAGCATTGGCAAATTTGCTACACTAACCCTTCAGGAGCGGAAAGACAAGAACGCAGACAAGGAGCACAAACGCTATCACAGTCTTGGTAACATAAGCAAAAGCAATGATAAGATTAACATGGTACCCAAGAGCAAACTGGATACAGCCAAGATCTTGGGTACAGTCCTGTGCCCACGCATCAATGAAGTGCCTCTCCTGGAGCCTCTGGTTTGCAAGAAGATTGCCCATGAGCGCCTGACTGTTCTTCTCTTCTTGGAAGACTGTATAATTACTGCTTGCCAGGAGGGGTTCATATGCACGTGGGCAAGGCCTGGGAAAGCA agtgcATCAGCACCCAATGACAGCTCACCGAGTGGCACTGTGGTCTGA
- the DMWD gene encoding dystrophia myotonica WD repeat-containing protein isoform X2, whose protein sequence is MKGNYQRLIDKTKVTYLRWIPESESLFLASHASGHLYLYNIDHPCGSTSPQYTLLKQGEGFTVHACKSKCVRNPLVKWAVGEGALNEFSFSPDGRHLACVGQDGCLRVFHFDSMELQGMMKSYFGGLLCVCWSPDGRYIVTGGEDDLVTVWCFAEGRVVARGHGHKSWVNAVAFDPYTSNVEEEDPVELSGSDEDVNEMAYLGRLRTSSTLSRLSKHSTKSSQSVTYRFGSAGQDTQFCLWDLTEDILYPHQPLSRARTLTNTFSASIPPSMSSGSNLVTETATGQVIPRSLSRSNSLPHPAVTGANKSYVTDSVPPFSIGKFATLTLQERKDKNADKEHKRYHSLGNISKSNDKINMVPKSKLDTAKILGTVLCPRINEVPLLEPLVCKKIAHERLTVLLFLEDCIITACQEGFICTWARPGKASASAPNDSSPSGTVV, encoded by the exons AGGTTGATCGACAAGACAAAGGTAACATATCTGAGGTGGATCCCAGAATCAGAAAGTCTATTCCTAGCTTCTCACGCCAGTGGCCACCTCTACCTGTACAACATAGACCATCCCTGTGGCTCTACTTCCCCACAATACACACTTCTTAAACAGGGCGAAGGCTTCACTGTGCATGCATGCAAGAGCAAGTGTGTTCGTAACCCACTGGTGAAGTGGGCAGTAGGCGAAGGGGCCCTGAACGAGTTCTCCTTCTCTCCTGATGGCCGGCACCTGGCCTGTGTGGGCCAGGATGGCTGCCTGCGTGTCTTCCACTTTGACTCCATGGAGCTGCAAGGGATGATGAAAAGCTATTTTGGGGGCCTGCTTTGTGTGTGCTGGAGCCCTGATGGTCGCTACATCGTTACAGGTGGTGAGGATGACCTGGTGACTGTCTGGTGCTTTGCAGAAGGCCGTGTAGTCGCCCGGGGCCATGGGCACAAGTCCTGGGTTAATGCAGTGGCTTTTGACCCCTACACCAGCAATGTGGAGGAAGAAGATCCTGTTGAGCTGAGTGGCAGTGATGAGGATGTGAATGAGATGGCATACCTTGGCCGATTACGGACTAGCAGCACCCTCTCACGGCTCTCCAAGCACAGCACCAAAAGCAGTCAATCTGTGACCTACCGATTTGGCTCAGCAGGTCAGgacacccagttctgcctctggGACCTCACAGAGGACATTCTGTATCCCCACCAGCCCCTTTCCCGTGCACGGACACTTACAAATACTTTTAGTGCTAGCATACCACCCTCCATGAGTAGTGGCAGCAACTTGGTCACTGAAACAGCCACGGGACAAGTCATCCCTCGCTCTTTGTCCCGTTCAAACAGCTTGCCTCATCCAGCAGTCACTGGTGCCAATAAAAGCTATGTAACTGATAGTGTGCCTCCCTTCAGCATTGGCAAATTTGCTACACTAACCCTTCAGGAGCGGAAAGACAAGAACGCAGACAAGGAGCACAAACGCTATCACAGTCTTGGTAACATAAGCAAAAGCAATGATAAGATTAACATGGTACCCAAGAGCAAACTGGATACAGCCAAGATCTTGGGTACAGTCCTGTGCCCACGCATCAATGAAGTGCCTCTCCTGGAGCCTCTGGTTTGCAAGAAGATTGCCCATGAGCGCCTGACTGTTCTTCTCTTCTTGGAAGACTGTATAATTACTGCTTGCCAGGAGGGGTTCATATGCACGTGGGCAAGGCCTGGGAAAGCA agtgcATCAGCACCCAATGACAGCTCACCGAGTGGCACTGTGGTCTGA